A single region of the Xiphophorus maculatus strain JP 163 A chromosome 3, X_maculatus-5.0-male, whole genome shotgun sequence genome encodes:
- the LOC106699606 gene encoding glucocorticoid modulatory element-binding protein 1, whose protein sequence is MAAAEWVSEPSGKVMVVKTEKQDCRDNNHQRQIILQLNGKEDCAEGLNGDSAGTATTVLAIETHQSDCKADETEIEYGYPITCGDSTAVLLFKKFVCPGINVRCVKFNDQLISPKQFVHLAGKATLKDWKRAIRVGGVMLRKMMDSGQIDFYQHESVCSNTCRSTKLDVLMNSTRPPPGALVQPSLSCLALEPDGGQLATVTGEAGDAVELEESLEEMIGPASEQSSTPLVNSTINRHPANMKRADSLGGVMRLWRGVAESGLMVDVLSGLHAKLVNTLQGVELRSENGSLQETDAHILNSLCEMFGLLDSVKQALDLRCTQNQESKIHHVLDEISEEHRKQSCNQRKSYKTSSLKHLRPHRQSQQKSCLHNLLLNERTNTVIRPLSFTGLSAASHAQVFSHFSAPAGWSHLVGAGRTDGVGQGGNKKKDTSGKNKEMKQKTVLLPGDGPIGCDEAGKTKSSHGTENVK, encoded by the exons ATGGCTGCTGCTGAATGGGTCTCTGAGCCTTCAGGCAAAGTCATGGTGGTTAAAACAGAGAAGCAGGATTGCAGGGACAACAACCATCAGAGACAAATCATCCTGCAGCTAAATGGGAAAGAAGATTGCGCTGAGGG GCTAAATGGCGACAGTGCTGGTACTGCCACCACAGTTTTAGCGATAGAGACACATCAAA GTGACTGTAAAGCCGATGAAACAGAGATAGAGTACGGCTACCCCATCACTTGTGGAGACAGCACAGCAGTGCTGCTGTTTAAGAAGTTTGTCTGTCCTGGAATCAATGTACGATGTGTTAAG TTCAATGACCAGCTCATTAGTCCCAAGCAGTTTGTACACTTGGCAGGAAAAGCCACTCTGAAGGATTGGAAAAGAGCCATCAGAGTGGGAGGAGTTATGCTCAG GAAAATGATGGACTCTGGCCAGATAGATTTCTACCAGCATGAGTCAGTGTGCAGCAACACCTGCCGCAGCACCAAGCTCGATGTGCTGATGAACAGCACCCGGCCTCCTCCAGGGGCCTTGGTGCAACCAAGCCTGTCTTGTTTGGCTCTCGAGCCTGATGGGGGACAGCTGGCTACAGTGACAG GGGAAGCTGGCGATGCAGTGGAGTTGGAGGAGTCTTTGGAGGAAATGATTGGACCGGCATCAGAGCAGAGTTCAACACCACTTGTAAACTCCACAATCAACAGACATCCTGCCAACATGAAGAGAGCTGATTCACTTg GTGGAGTGATGAGACTTTGGAGGGGTGTAGCGGAGTCTGGCCTGATGGTGGATGTTCTGTCTGGTCTCCATGCTAAACTTGTGAACACCCTTCAAGGTGTCGAGCTTCGCAGCGAGAACGGCAGCCTGCAGGAGACAG aTGCTCATATACTGAATTCTCTGTGTGAGATGTTTGGACTTTTGGACTCAGTGAAACAAGCCCTGGACCTTAGGTGCACTCAGAACCAAGAGAGTAAAATCCATCACG tGCTGGATGAGATCTCGGAGGAACACAGGAAGCAGAGCTGCAATCAAAGAAAATCTTACAAGACCTCATCCTTGAAACACCTCCGACCTCACCGTCAGAGCCAGCAGAAAAGCTGTTTGCACAACTTGCTGCTGAATGAAAGGACAAACACAGTGATCCGTCCGCTTTCTTTCACTGGTTTATCTGCTGCATCTCATGCTCAGGTCTTCAGCCATTTCTCTGCCCCCGCTGGCTGGAGTCACCTTGTTGGAGCCGGCAGGACAGACGGAGTGGGCCAAGGTGGCAACAAGAAAAAAGATACCTCAGGAAAGAACAAAGAGATGAAACAGAAGACGGTACTTCTTCCTGGAGATGGTCCGATTGGATGTGATGAGGCTGGGAAGACAAAAAGCTCACATGGCACCGAGAACGTTAAGTAG
- the LOC102235974 gene encoding discoidin, CUB and LCCL domain-containing protein 1-like isoform X1, whose product MLGKSKSIEDGMKFVFASFWITFCACVGDVRCQEGNGCGHALLGTESGTIASPNYPGTYPSNAWCKWRLRVQEGRTLRLLFGDFDIESSPGCRNGSIVITGKSGERRLGPVCGKLNATMNNVTLETNEVTVTFMSGPHRSGRGFLLSYATDQHPDLISCLQRGSHFSFQHLRVYCPAGCKNVPGEIWGNSEQGYRDTSVLCKSAVHSGATSDALGGRITVNQGRSLTLYESTFANGVLSKTGSLSDKKLLFSKECSNILAVSALNASSFWDKNSQEHTVFSASRNTESSHDFLLWTADHGDPNPWVEIELSERSTVTGLVTTGSSVSYMESYSLQFSKDRKSWKTYKDAMSKEKKVFQAYTDGHLRVLNSLFPAVVARFVRLQPLSWHTRASARVQLLGCPAVKVTPRSRPPGAESPSIKFNMDTLNPSPSPTPTEKALSVETTLTHSQPVIIAVGVVLGLVMCGSCLLARIWWKRRKKDSVMKNSLPTVGCQAFKAKSLPCPQSELISYPLVRSVHDALPSPPLNDYAAPAIPSVGQKVGSTFRPSSDEGYTTPFTCAHYDTPGNLPEYAEPLPPEPEYATPFSELPPEHKPPSLSGLLHGIMHRPAHAPSGHSQYDCPSHRVLFNGYCTPALHASGPRPASEVYAEPKPSDSLVQKHTYEEPL is encoded by the exons ATGCTTGGAAAGAGCAAAAGCATCGAGGATGgaatgaagtttgtttttgctaGTTTTTGGATTACTTTCTGCGCCTGTGTAGGTGATGTTCGCTGTCAGGAGG GTAATGGTTGTGGACACGCGCTGCTGGGAACGGAGTCAGGTACCATAGCCTCTCCCAACTACCCGGGCACCTATCCCAGCAACGCCTGGTGTAAATGGAGGCTGCGTGTGCAGGAGGGCCGAACGCTCCGCCTGCTGTTTGGAGACTTTGACATCGAGAGCAGCCCAGGCTGCAGAAACGGATCCATCGTGATCACCGGCAAGAGCGGAGAACGGAGACTGG GCCCAGTCTGTGGAAAGCTTAATGCAACCATGAACAATGTGACTCTTGAAACCAACGAAGTGACGGTAACGTTCATGTCTGGCCCTCACCGCTCTGGACGAGGGTTTCTGCTCTCTTACGCAACAGACCAGCATCCAG atctgATTAGTTGTTTACAAAGAGGATCCCATTTTAGCTTCCAGCATTTAAG AGTGTATTGCCCAGCTGGTTGCAAAAATGTCCCGGGGGAGATTTGGGGAAACTCTGAGCAGGGCTACAGAGAC ACTTCAGTTTTGTGCAAGTCTGCGGTCCACAGTGGAGCTACGTCTGACGCTTTGGGAGGTCGGATCACTGTGAATCAGGGGAGAAGTCTCACCCTCTATGAATCCACCTTCGCCAATGGAGTCCTCTCTAAAAC GGGGTCATTATCTGATAAGAAGCTGCTGTTTAGCAAAG AATGTAGCAACATCCTGGCTGTATCTGCTCTAAATGCATCGTCTTTCTGGGACAAAAACAGTCAAGAGCACACAGTGTTCTCAGCCTCCAGAAACACAGAGTCCAGCCACGACTTCCTGCTCTGGACAGCAGACCACGGGGATCCCAACCCGTGGGTGGAGATTGAACTGTCTGAAAGGAGCACTGTGAcgg GATTAGTGACAACAGGATCGTCTGTGAGCTACATGGAATCTTACAGTCTGCAATTCAGCAAGGACAGAAAGAGCTGGAAGACTTACAAAGATGCtatgagcaaagaaaaaaag GTGTTTCAGGCATACACAGACGGCCACCTCAGGGTGCTCAACAGCTTGTTTCCTGCTGTCGTTGCTCGATTTGTTCGACTTCAGCCCCTGAGCTGGCACACCAGAGCTTCTGCTCGGGTTCAGCTCTTAGGCTGCCCTGCAGTCAAGGTCACACCGAGGTCACGGCCTCCCGGAG CAGAGTCTCCATCCATCAAGTTTAACATGGATACTCTGAACCCTAGCCCCTCACCCACTCCCACTGAGAAAGCCCTGTCTGTGGAAACAACACTAA CCCACAGTCAGCCAGTGATCATAGCAGTGGGAGTGGTCCTGGGACTGGTGATGTGTGGGAGCTGTCTATTGGCTAGGATCTGGTGGAAGCGAAG GAAAAAAGACTCTGTAATGAAGAACTCCTTGCCCACAG TTGGCTGTCAGGCTTTTAAGGCAAAGAGTCTCCCGTGTCCACAGTCGGAGCTCATCTCCTACCCACTGGTGCGAAGCGTGCACGACGCTCTGCCGAGCCCCCCTCTGAACG ACTATGCTGCTCCTGCCATTCCATCTGTTGGACAGAAGGTCGGTTCCACATTCAGACCCTCTTCAGATGAAGGCTACACCACTCCATTCACCTGCGCCCATTACGACACACCTGGCAACCTTCCAGAGTACGCCGAGCCACTTCCCCCGGAGCCAGAGTACGCCACTCCATTCAGCGAGCTTCCCCCTGAGCACAAACCGCCCAGCTTGTCAGGGCTGCTTCACGGCATTATGCACAGACCTGCTCATGCTCCCTCCGGTCACAGTCAGTACGACTGCCCCTCACATAGGGTGCTGTTCAATGGCTACTGCACCCCTGCTCTGCACGCCAGTGGCCCTCGCCCTGCCAGTGAAGTCTACGCAGAGCCCAAGCCAAGTGACTCCTTGGTGCAAAAGCACACTTATGAGGAGCCCTTGTGA
- the LOC102235722 gene encoding zinc finger protein 271-like isoform X2 — translation MDKDKSSDNHAQCSWMEMHQYISDLLSSGNQSKNSPDVRNAAWGTTAVAVAAGAPFGLKASSLQPLQPLQPVQERREAAPGRPVHAGATHRRGEDRDRAEGSDEHQACTCPGCPFFSAPSSFETLTSRQSLSSSLLAQASCQPKDLSMNLCSPDTTGAAMEQESRPSDRPQTNDADRGTRSQNQNLDTPLRPSAGSLAPLSMFPCFCCHRGVQTCAHLMNSQESADSPFSHTHAHHHFHHHHCPISSCVPCPQLAHSAQLSAAIPCLSCRCSLPTCPQVCRHQHREAQQQQEERGRPLLSLHPCMHCPASFSRPSQLLQHQRSEHAHKQPGFLCTECGRAFNSHSNLRIHLNVHTGARPYSCTDCGKSFSQSGALKIHKRIHTGERPYSCDFCGRGFPHLAGVRAHLRTHTGEKPYSCSLCGKCFTQSGALKIHTRIHTGERPFVCSLCGRGFSNRSGIRFHYRTVHCLSAEHDGEARPKTTGCSPGRPRTLPSTRGGPVTDRASTSNPLSSTELIPTNHGRIPTSGNESRSPAEGAGSSREELPYACEDCGLRFKDAPTRNRHQTLEHYSGGQPGGGGESGTKE, via the exons CATGCCCAGTGCTCCTGGATGGAGATGCACCAGTACATCAGTGATCTGCTCTCATCTGGAAACCAGTCCAAAAACTCGCCAGATGTGAGAAACGCGGCGTGGGGGACGACAGCTGTGGCTGTTGCTGCTGGCGCGCCTTTCGGACTCAAAGCGTCCTCGCTGCAACCCCTTCAGCCTCTGCAGCCAGTCcaggagaggagagaggcagCCCCGGGCAGACCGGTCCATGCGGGGGCAACACACAGGAGGGGAGAGGACAGAGACAGAGCAGAAG GTTCGGATGAGCATCAGGCCTGCACCTGCCCCGGCTGTCCTTTCTTTAGCGCCCCATCCTCCTTTGAAACTTTAACATCCCGACAGTCGCTGTCCTCATCTCTATTAGCTCAAGCTTCATGCCAGCCCAAAGACCTGAGCATGAACCTGTGCTCTCCAGACACCACCGGCGCCGCGATGGAGCAGGAGTCCAGGCCGTCCGACCGACCACAGACCAACGATGCGGACAGAGGGACCCGGAGCCAGAACCAAAACCTCGACACTCCCTTAAGACCCTCAGCAGGCTCTTTGGCTCCTCTCTCCATGTTTCCCTGCTTCTGTTGCCACCGAGGAGTACAAACCTGCGCTCACCTCATGAACAGTCAGGAAAGCGCCGACTCCCCCTTTTCCCACACCCACGCCCACCATCACTTCCATCACCACCACTGCCCCATATCGTCGTGTGTTCCCTGCCCTCAGCTGGCCCACTCTGCACAGCTGTCTGCTGCCATTCCCTGCCTGTCCTGCCGATGCTCGCTTCCCACCTGTCCTCAGGTCTGCCGCCATCAGCACAGAGAAGCCCAGCAGCAGCAAGAGGAACGAGGAAGACCCCTTCTGTCTCTGCATCCCTGCATGCACTGCCCCGCCTCTTTTTCCAGACCctctcagctgctgcagcaccagCGCTCCGAGCACGCCCATAAGCAGCCAGGCTTCCTCTGCACGGAGTGCGGCCGAGCCTTCAACTCGCACAGCAACCTCCGCATTCACCTGAACGTGCACACCGGCGCCCGGCCCTACTCCTGCACTGACTGCGGTAAGAGTTTCAGCCAGTCAGGAGCTCTGAAGATCCACAagaggattcacacaggtgaaagaCCGTATTCCTGTGACTTTTGCGGCAGGGGGTTTCCCCATCTGGCGGGGGTGCGGGCCCACCTGCGGACTCACACAGGGGAGAAGCCCTACAGCTGTTCCCTGTGTGGGAAGTGCTTCACCCAGTCAGGAGCTCTTAAGATCCACACCCGCATCCACACAGGAGAGAGGCCCTTTGTCTGCAGCCTCTGTGGGAGGGGCTTTTCCAATCGCTCTGGGATCCGCTTCCACTATCGCACAGTCCACTGCCTGTCAGCTGAACATGACGGGGAGGCGAGACCCAAAACAACGGGATGCTCTCCGGGCCGTCCAAGAACTCTGCCTTCGACCAGAGGTGGGCCTGTGACTGACAGGGCTTCAACTTCAAATCCTCTCAGTTCCACAGAACTGATCCCTACTAACCATGGGAGGATCCCAACTAGTGGAAATGAGAGCAGGTCACCAGCAGAAGGAgcgggcagcagcagagaggagtTGCCCTATGCCTGCGAGGATTGCGGACTGCGTTTTAAAGACGCCCCGACCAGGAATCGACATCAGACCCTGGAGCACTACTCGGGTGGACAGCCGGGTGGAGGAGGGGAATCGGGGACAAAGGagtga
- the LOC102235974 gene encoding discoidin, CUB and LCCL domain-containing protein 1-like isoform X2, with translation MLGKSKSIEDGMKFVFASFWITFCACVGDVRCQEGNGCGHALLGTESGTIASPNYPGTYPSNAWCKWRLRVQEGRTLRLLFGDFDIESSPGCRNGSIVITGKSGERRLGPVCGKLNATMNNVTLETNEVTVTFMSGPHRSGRGFLLSYATDQHPDLISCLQRGSHFSFQHLRVYCPAGCKNVPGEIWGNSEQGYRDTSVLCKSAVHSGATSDALGGRITVNQGRSLTLYESTFANGVLSKTGSLSDKKLLFSKECSNILAVSALNASSFWDKNSQEHTVFSASRNTESSHDFLLWTADHGDPNPWVEIELSERSTVTGLVTTGSSVSYMESYSLQFSKDRKSWKTYKDAMSKEKKVFQAYTDGHLRVLNSLFPAVVARFVRLQPLSWHTRASARVQLLGCPAVKVTPRSRPPGESPSIKFNMDTLNPSPSPTPTEKALSVETTLTHSQPVIIAVGVVLGLVMCGSCLLARIWWKRRKKDSVMKNSLPTVGCQAFKAKSLPCPQSELISYPLVRSVHDALPSPPLNDYAAPAIPSVGQKVGSTFRPSSDEGYTTPFTCAHYDTPGNLPEYAEPLPPEPEYATPFSELPPEHKPPSLSGLLHGIMHRPAHAPSGHSQYDCPSHRVLFNGYCTPALHASGPRPASEVYAEPKPSDSLVQKHTYEEPL, from the exons ATGCTTGGAAAGAGCAAAAGCATCGAGGATGgaatgaagtttgtttttgctaGTTTTTGGATTACTTTCTGCGCCTGTGTAGGTGATGTTCGCTGTCAGGAGG GTAATGGTTGTGGACACGCGCTGCTGGGAACGGAGTCAGGTACCATAGCCTCTCCCAACTACCCGGGCACCTATCCCAGCAACGCCTGGTGTAAATGGAGGCTGCGTGTGCAGGAGGGCCGAACGCTCCGCCTGCTGTTTGGAGACTTTGACATCGAGAGCAGCCCAGGCTGCAGAAACGGATCCATCGTGATCACCGGCAAGAGCGGAGAACGGAGACTGG GCCCAGTCTGTGGAAAGCTTAATGCAACCATGAACAATGTGACTCTTGAAACCAACGAAGTGACGGTAACGTTCATGTCTGGCCCTCACCGCTCTGGACGAGGGTTTCTGCTCTCTTACGCAACAGACCAGCATCCAG atctgATTAGTTGTTTACAAAGAGGATCCCATTTTAGCTTCCAGCATTTAAG AGTGTATTGCCCAGCTGGTTGCAAAAATGTCCCGGGGGAGATTTGGGGAAACTCTGAGCAGGGCTACAGAGAC ACTTCAGTTTTGTGCAAGTCTGCGGTCCACAGTGGAGCTACGTCTGACGCTTTGGGAGGTCGGATCACTGTGAATCAGGGGAGAAGTCTCACCCTCTATGAATCCACCTTCGCCAATGGAGTCCTCTCTAAAAC GGGGTCATTATCTGATAAGAAGCTGCTGTTTAGCAAAG AATGTAGCAACATCCTGGCTGTATCTGCTCTAAATGCATCGTCTTTCTGGGACAAAAACAGTCAAGAGCACACAGTGTTCTCAGCCTCCAGAAACACAGAGTCCAGCCACGACTTCCTGCTCTGGACAGCAGACCACGGGGATCCCAACCCGTGGGTGGAGATTGAACTGTCTGAAAGGAGCACTGTGAcgg GATTAGTGACAACAGGATCGTCTGTGAGCTACATGGAATCTTACAGTCTGCAATTCAGCAAGGACAGAAAGAGCTGGAAGACTTACAAAGATGCtatgagcaaagaaaaaaag GTGTTTCAGGCATACACAGACGGCCACCTCAGGGTGCTCAACAGCTTGTTTCCTGCTGTCGTTGCTCGATTTGTTCGACTTCAGCCCCTGAGCTGGCACACCAGAGCTTCTGCTCGGGTTCAGCTCTTAGGCTGCCCTGCAGTCAAGGTCACACCGAGGTCACGGCCTCCCGGAG AGTCTCCATCCATCAAGTTTAACATGGATACTCTGAACCCTAGCCCCTCACCCACTCCCACTGAGAAAGCCCTGTCTGTGGAAACAACACTAA CCCACAGTCAGCCAGTGATCATAGCAGTGGGAGTGGTCCTGGGACTGGTGATGTGTGGGAGCTGTCTATTGGCTAGGATCTGGTGGAAGCGAAG GAAAAAAGACTCTGTAATGAAGAACTCCTTGCCCACAG TTGGCTGTCAGGCTTTTAAGGCAAAGAGTCTCCCGTGTCCACAGTCGGAGCTCATCTCCTACCCACTGGTGCGAAGCGTGCACGACGCTCTGCCGAGCCCCCCTCTGAACG ACTATGCTGCTCCTGCCATTCCATCTGTTGGACAGAAGGTCGGTTCCACATTCAGACCCTCTTCAGATGAAGGCTACACCACTCCATTCACCTGCGCCCATTACGACACACCTGGCAACCTTCCAGAGTACGCCGAGCCACTTCCCCCGGAGCCAGAGTACGCCACTCCATTCAGCGAGCTTCCCCCTGAGCACAAACCGCCCAGCTTGTCAGGGCTGCTTCACGGCATTATGCACAGACCTGCTCATGCTCCCTCCGGTCACAGTCAGTACGACTGCCCCTCACATAGGGTGCTGTTCAATGGCTACTGCACCCCTGCTCTGCACGCCAGTGGCCCTCGCCCTGCCAGTGAAGTCTACGCAGAGCCCAAGCCAAGTGACTCCTTGGTGCAAAAGCACACTTATGAGGAGCCCTTGTGA
- the LOC102235722 gene encoding zinc finger protein 271-like isoform X1 yields the protein MDKDKSSDNHAQCSWMEMHQYISDLLSSGNQSKNSPDVRNAAWGTTAVAVAAGAPFGLKASSLQPLQPLQPVQERREAAPGRPVHAGATHRRGEDRDRAEGGIKYGSDEHQACTCPGCPFFSAPSSFETLTSRQSLSSSLLAQASCQPKDLSMNLCSPDTTGAAMEQESRPSDRPQTNDADRGTRSQNQNLDTPLRPSAGSLAPLSMFPCFCCHRGVQTCAHLMNSQESADSPFSHTHAHHHFHHHHCPISSCVPCPQLAHSAQLSAAIPCLSCRCSLPTCPQVCRHQHREAQQQQEERGRPLLSLHPCMHCPASFSRPSQLLQHQRSEHAHKQPGFLCTECGRAFNSHSNLRIHLNVHTGARPYSCTDCGKSFSQSGALKIHKRIHTGERPYSCDFCGRGFPHLAGVRAHLRTHTGEKPYSCSLCGKCFTQSGALKIHTRIHTGERPFVCSLCGRGFSNRSGIRFHYRTVHCLSAEHDGEARPKTTGCSPGRPRTLPSTRGGPVTDRASTSNPLSSTELIPTNHGRIPTSGNESRSPAEGAGSSREELPYACEDCGLRFKDAPTRNRHQTLEHYSGGQPGGGGESGTKE from the exons CATGCCCAGTGCTCCTGGATGGAGATGCACCAGTACATCAGTGATCTGCTCTCATCTGGAAACCAGTCCAAAAACTCGCCAGATGTGAGAAACGCGGCGTGGGGGACGACAGCTGTGGCTGTTGCTGCTGGCGCGCCTTTCGGACTCAAAGCGTCCTCGCTGCAACCCCTTCAGCCTCTGCAGCCAGTCcaggagaggagagaggcagCCCCGGGCAGACCGGTCCATGCGGGGGCAACACACAGGAGGGGAGAGGACAGAGACAGAGCAGAAGGTGGCATCAAATATG GTTCGGATGAGCATCAGGCCTGCACCTGCCCCGGCTGTCCTTTCTTTAGCGCCCCATCCTCCTTTGAAACTTTAACATCCCGACAGTCGCTGTCCTCATCTCTATTAGCTCAAGCTTCATGCCAGCCCAAAGACCTGAGCATGAACCTGTGCTCTCCAGACACCACCGGCGCCGCGATGGAGCAGGAGTCCAGGCCGTCCGACCGACCACAGACCAACGATGCGGACAGAGGGACCCGGAGCCAGAACCAAAACCTCGACACTCCCTTAAGACCCTCAGCAGGCTCTTTGGCTCCTCTCTCCATGTTTCCCTGCTTCTGTTGCCACCGAGGAGTACAAACCTGCGCTCACCTCATGAACAGTCAGGAAAGCGCCGACTCCCCCTTTTCCCACACCCACGCCCACCATCACTTCCATCACCACCACTGCCCCATATCGTCGTGTGTTCCCTGCCCTCAGCTGGCCCACTCTGCACAGCTGTCTGCTGCCATTCCCTGCCTGTCCTGCCGATGCTCGCTTCCCACCTGTCCTCAGGTCTGCCGCCATCAGCACAGAGAAGCCCAGCAGCAGCAAGAGGAACGAGGAAGACCCCTTCTGTCTCTGCATCCCTGCATGCACTGCCCCGCCTCTTTTTCCAGACCctctcagctgctgcagcaccagCGCTCCGAGCACGCCCATAAGCAGCCAGGCTTCCTCTGCACGGAGTGCGGCCGAGCCTTCAACTCGCACAGCAACCTCCGCATTCACCTGAACGTGCACACCGGCGCCCGGCCCTACTCCTGCACTGACTGCGGTAAGAGTTTCAGCCAGTCAGGAGCTCTGAAGATCCACAagaggattcacacaggtgaaagaCCGTATTCCTGTGACTTTTGCGGCAGGGGGTTTCCCCATCTGGCGGGGGTGCGGGCCCACCTGCGGACTCACACAGGGGAGAAGCCCTACAGCTGTTCCCTGTGTGGGAAGTGCTTCACCCAGTCAGGAGCTCTTAAGATCCACACCCGCATCCACACAGGAGAGAGGCCCTTTGTCTGCAGCCTCTGTGGGAGGGGCTTTTCCAATCGCTCTGGGATCCGCTTCCACTATCGCACAGTCCACTGCCTGTCAGCTGAACATGACGGGGAGGCGAGACCCAAAACAACGGGATGCTCTCCGGGCCGTCCAAGAACTCTGCCTTCGACCAGAGGTGGGCCTGTGACTGACAGGGCTTCAACTTCAAATCCTCTCAGTTCCACAGAACTGATCCCTACTAACCATGGGAGGATCCCAACTAGTGGAAATGAGAGCAGGTCACCAGCAGAAGGAgcgggcagcagcagagaggagtTGCCCTATGCCTGCGAGGATTGCGGACTGCGTTTTAAAGACGCCCCGACCAGGAATCGACATCAGACCCTGGAGCACTACTCGGGTGGACAGCCGGGTGGAGGAGGGGAATCGGGGACAAAGGagtga